One window of Hippoglossus stenolepis isolate QCI-W04-F060 chromosome 1, HSTE1.2, whole genome shotgun sequence genomic DNA carries:
- the wdsub1 gene encoding WD repeat, SAM and U-box domain-containing protein 1 isoform X2, translating into MTSLICTLNDHRDDVNWCAFSAKLLATCSGDKTLRVYSTSDFSELPFSPLSGHGYSVHCCCFSPCGQFLCSCSTDATTVVWSMVTGEIEAVMEHPGRSPVRICALSPDSAHLVTGASDGTLALWDFPSKQLNRTGAVSDTTMVACSFSPCSRVFMTGSTYGDLRLWDLSMNQLHAEKNAHDLGVTCCTFAPDILSGGQVVQFRLASCGQDSHLKIWAINKFASGAYKMKLLHTLTGQSAPVLSCAYSSDGQLLASCSVDKTVTVYDAANAVLLYTLRQHERYVTACCFSPTSPLIATGSMDKTVNIWRLEDGCSGHGGKTLPEEPALASHEGKTSAGQSKLLVTDWSEGDVSEWLVEEGLSGLVEKFRANNIDGTELLSLTKETLASELLIESVGLRSKLLRKVEELKSHSVCSGVPDEFLCPITRELIKEPVIAADGYSYEREAIESWINTKNRSSPMTNLPLLTTLLTPNHTLKMAIGRWKTSQ; encoded by the exons ATGACGTCTCTGATTTGCACTTTAAATGACCATCGAGACGATGTCAACTGGTGCGCCTTCTCGGCCAAACTGCTGGCCACGTGTTCTGGGGACAAAACTCTCAGGGTATACAGCACCAGTGACTTCTCAGAGCTGCCTTTCTCCCCGCTGTCGGGACATGGCTACAGcgtccactgctgctgcttcagccccTGCGGacagttcctctgctcctgctccaccGACGCTACCACGGTTGTCTGGTCCATGGTCACAGGAGAGATCGAGGCTGTCATGGAGCATCCCGGTCGCAGCCCTGTGAGGATCTGTGCGCTCTCCCCTGACTCTGCCCACCTGGTCACTGGTGCATCCGATGGGACTTTGGCCCTGTGGGATTTCCCGTCCAAACAGCTGAACAG gACCGGAGCCGTGAGCGACACGACCATGGTGGCCTGCTCCTTCAGCCCCTGCAGTCGGGTGTTCATGACGGGCTCCACCTACGGAGACCTGCGTCTGTGGGACCTGAGCATGAACCAGCTCCACGCAGAGAAGAACGCCCACGACCTGGGGGTCACCTGCTGCACGTTTGCTCCTGACATCCTCAGTG GAGGTCAAGTTGTACAGTTTCGTCTGGCGTCCTGTGGCCAAGACAGTCACCTGAAGATCTGGGCCATTAACAAGTTCGCTTCTGGAG CCTATAAGATGAAGCTCCTGCACACACTAACTGGCCAGTCGGCTCCAGTCCTCTCCTGTGCCTACTCCTCAGATGGGCAGCTGCTTGCGTCTTG CTCTGTGGACAAAACTgttacagtctatgatgca gcaaACGCAGTTTTGCTTTACACCCTGAGACAGCACGAGAG GTACGTGACGGCGTGTTGCTTCTCTCCAACATCACCACTAATTGCCACAGGATCTATGGATAAGACTGTAAACATCTGGAGGCTGGAGGACGGATGCAGTGGCCACG GAGGGAAGACACTGCCTG aggaACCTGCTCTCGCATCACATGAAG GGAAAACCTCAGCCGGCCAATCGAAGCTGCTGGTCACCGATTGGTCGGAGGGGGATGTGTCAGAGTGGCTGGTGGAGGAAGGCCTCTCGGGATTGGTTGAGAAATTCAGGGCCAACAACATAGACGGGACCGAGCTGCTCAGTCTCACCAAGGAAACGCTGGCGTCAGAGCTGCTCATAG aGTCTGTGGGCCTGCGCAGTAAACTCCTGaggaaggtggaggagctgaagagtcATTCAGTCTGTTCAGGCGTTCCTGACGAGTTCCTGTGTCCAATCACCCGAGAGCTGATAAAGGAGCCGGTCATTGCTGCTG ATGGCTACTCATATGAAAGAGAGGCCATCGAGAGCTGGATCAACACCAAGAACCGCTCCAGCCCCATGACCAACCTCCCATTGCTGACGACTCTGCTCACCCCTAACCACACCCTGAAGATGGCGATTGGCCGCTGGAAGACCAGCCAGTGA
- the wdsub1 gene encoding WD repeat, SAM and U-box domain-containing protein 1 isoform X1, with product MTSLICTLNDHRDDVNWCAFSAKLLATCSGDKTLRVYSTSDFSELPFSPLSGHGYSVHCCCFSPCGQFLCSCSTDATTVVWSMVTGEIEAVMEHPGRSPVRICALSPDSAHLVTGASDGTLALWDFPSKQLNRTGAVSDTTMVACSFSPCSRVFMTGSTYGDLRLWDLSMNQLHAEKNAHDLGVTCCTFAPDILSGEKNHRGQVVQFRLASCGQDSHLKIWAINKFASGAYKMKLLHTLTGQSAPVLSCAYSSDGQLLASCSVDKTVTVYDAANAVLLYTLRQHERYVTACCFSPTSPLIATGSMDKTVNIWRLEDGCSGHGGKTLPEEPALASHEGKTSAGQSKLLVTDWSEGDVSEWLVEEGLSGLVEKFRANNIDGTELLSLTKETLASELLIESVGLRSKLLRKVEELKSHSVCSGVPDEFLCPITRELIKEPVIAADGYSYEREAIESWINTKNRSSPMTNLPLLTTLLTPNHTLKMAIGRWKTSQ from the exons ATGACGTCTCTGATTTGCACTTTAAATGACCATCGAGACGATGTCAACTGGTGCGCCTTCTCGGCCAAACTGCTGGCCACGTGTTCTGGGGACAAAACTCTCAGGGTATACAGCACCAGTGACTTCTCAGAGCTGCCTTTCTCCCCGCTGTCGGGACATGGCTACAGcgtccactgctgctgcttcagccccTGCGGacagttcctctgctcctgctccaccGACGCTACCACGGTTGTCTGGTCCATGGTCACAGGAGAGATCGAGGCTGTCATGGAGCATCCCGGTCGCAGCCCTGTGAGGATCTGTGCGCTCTCCCCTGACTCTGCCCACCTGGTCACTGGTGCATCCGATGGGACTTTGGCCCTGTGGGATTTCCCGTCCAAACAGCTGAACAG gACCGGAGCCGTGAGCGACACGACCATGGTGGCCTGCTCCTTCAGCCCCTGCAGTCGGGTGTTCATGACGGGCTCCACCTACGGAGACCTGCGTCTGTGGGACCTGAGCATGAACCAGCTCCACGCAGAGAAGAACGCCCACGACCTGGGGGTCACCTGCTGCACGTTTGCTCCTGACATCCTCAGTGGTGAGAAGAACCATC GAGGTCAAGTTGTACAGTTTCGTCTGGCGTCCTGTGGCCAAGACAGTCACCTGAAGATCTGGGCCATTAACAAGTTCGCTTCTGGAG CCTATAAGATGAAGCTCCTGCACACACTAACTGGCCAGTCGGCTCCAGTCCTCTCCTGTGCCTACTCCTCAGATGGGCAGCTGCTTGCGTCTTG CTCTGTGGACAAAACTgttacagtctatgatgca gcaaACGCAGTTTTGCTTTACACCCTGAGACAGCACGAGAG GTACGTGACGGCGTGTTGCTTCTCTCCAACATCACCACTAATTGCCACAGGATCTATGGATAAGACTGTAAACATCTGGAGGCTGGAGGACGGATGCAGTGGCCACG GAGGGAAGACACTGCCTG aggaACCTGCTCTCGCATCACATGAAG GGAAAACCTCAGCCGGCCAATCGAAGCTGCTGGTCACCGATTGGTCGGAGGGGGATGTGTCAGAGTGGCTGGTGGAGGAAGGCCTCTCGGGATTGGTTGAGAAATTCAGGGCCAACAACATAGACGGGACCGAGCTGCTCAGTCTCACCAAGGAAACGCTGGCGTCAGAGCTGCTCATAG aGTCTGTGGGCCTGCGCAGTAAACTCCTGaggaaggtggaggagctgaagagtcATTCAGTCTGTTCAGGCGTTCCTGACGAGTTCCTGTGTCCAATCACCCGAGAGCTGATAAAGGAGCCGGTCATTGCTGCTG ATGGCTACTCATATGAAAGAGAGGCCATCGAGAGCTGGATCAACACCAAGAACCGCTCCAGCCCCATGACCAACCTCCCATTGCTGACGACTCTGCTCACCCCTAACCACACCCTGAAGATGGCGATTGGCCGCTGGAAGACCAGCCAGTGA